A window of the Alnus glutinosa chromosome 4, dhAlnGlut1.1, whole genome shotgun sequence genome harbors these coding sequences:
- the LOC133867495 gene encoding uncharacterized protein LOC133867495, with protein sequence MLGSWRHKCLLFTLLAFLLLSEASRLPKEYWEQMLPKKLPSPSSAPSKGTNSLTTSSSSTAWKANRDLPSSDGKSCRFASLVQQIIVISCKDSCIHHEHNKFTEGNYFRMERIKQPELNGYTSTLPEGNCWQRH encoded by the exons ATGTTAGGTTCTTGGAGGCACAAGTGTTTGCTCTTCACTCTTCttgctttccttcttctttcagAAGCATCAAGACTGCCAAAGGAATATTGGGAACAGATGCTGCCAAAGAAGCTTCCCTCTCCTTCCTCAGCTCCCTCAAAAGGCACCAATTCTTTAACTACATCATCCTCCTCCACAGCCTGGAAGGCCAATAGAGACCTCCCTTCATCAGATGGAAAG TCTTGTAGATTTGCTTCACTTGTTCAGCAGATCATAGTGATCTCTTGTAAAGATAGTTGCATTCATCATGAGCACAACAAGTTTACAGAAGGTAATTATTTCAGGATGGAGAGGATTAAACAGCCAGAACTTAATGGATATACTTCTACACTCCCAGAGGGGAACTGCTGGCAACGACACTAA